In Macadamia integrifolia cultivar HAES 741 chromosome 1, SCU_Mint_v3, whole genome shotgun sequence, a single window of DNA contains:
- the LOC122082362 gene encoding leucine-rich repeat extensin-like protein 2 translates to MLPSTSLVAVVILMMVAVWTTPIYGSTSRKLDDSTVSGTPDTGIKCTPCEQHSPPLPPPPPPPPASSNTQNCPPPPSVKSPPAPLYYITGPPGNLYPFDPYYSSSSRNSVAGLPVVLVGFGLVLGLLAL, encoded by the coding sequence ATGTTGCCATCGACAAGTCTAGTAGCAGTGGTGATTCTTATGATGGTTGCTGTCTGGACTACTCCAATCTATGGCTCCACATCGAGGAAGCTTGACGATAGCACCGTGTCTGGGACGCCAGACACTGGAATTAAGTGCACACCATGTGAGCAGCACTCTCCGCCTttgccgccgccgccgccaccTCCTCCGGCAAGCTCTAACACTCAGAATTGCCCTCCACCACCATCAGTTAAAAGCCCGCCAGCGCCTTTATATTATATAACTGGTCCACCGGGGAATCTGTATCCATTTGACCCATATTACTCAAGTTCTAGCCGGAATTCAGTCGCAGGGTTGCCGGTTGTTCTTGTTGGATTCGGGTTGGTGTTGGGGTTGTTGGCACTTTGA
- the LOC122084335 gene encoding leucine-rich repeat extensin-like protein 1: MSLPPVLLLMALLMVAITAPINSSTTSKKLNDQLSVPEAGTPVTGIKCTTCSCQNPCNKLTPPPPPPPPPPSPPPPPSYQTPTSPSMQYCHKPPPPPPFYYVTGLPGSLYSVDPDYSGAGQDFLFGSVVLVGFQLLAMLVLWRM, from the coding sequence ATGTCTTTACCTCCAGTGCTCCTACTTATGGCTCTTCTCATGGTTGCAATCACAGCTCCGATCAACAGCTCGACCACTTCAAAGAAGCTCAATGATCAGTTATCCGTGCCTGAGGCTGGGACACCCGTAACAGGAATCAAGTGTACGACGTGCTCTTGTCAGAACCCATGTAACAAACTtactccaccaccaccaccaccaccgccgcctccgtctcctcctcctcctccaagtTATCAAACTCCAACGAGCCCATCCATGCAGTACTGTCATAAACCACCGCCGCCACCACCATTTTATTACGTAACAGGTCTGCCTGGGAGTTTATATTCCGTTGATCCAGACTATTCTGGTGCAGGTCAGGATTTTCTTTTTGGCTCAGTGGTTTTAGTAGGATTTCAGTTGCTAGCCATGTTGGTTCTTTGGAGAATGTGA